GGCACGGCAAGATGTTTCGATCCTCTTATAAATGACATTAATCGAATATAAAAATCAATAGATTTGAAAGAAAGCCTTAAATTATTTGTTAGGTGGCGGCTCCTTTCTGTCATTGATTTGCAAGGCCCTTTGCCCGGTGAGTGGGCGTAGGGAGAGGCTCAAGCTGCTTATAAGAGGGGATGCCTGTCTAAGTCGGCGATGACCGGAATCTTTATCCACGCGATCGATTGGATTTTCACAAGAAGACACAAAAGGCCGGGAAGGTATCCCCTCCCGGCCTTTTTGCGTTTTCGGGGAAATGGAAACCCCCGGTTTACCCAGTAAAGTTAAGAATTAATTCATCCACCCGGAAAGACAGTGACTCCCGGTGCGCTTGCTTCCCGCCCGCCGACTTTCGGCAAGGAACCTAGTCGTCCTTGCTCCTGTTCTTCCCGCAGGCAATGCCACGCCCGGGCAGCGCCTAGAGCGAGCAGGGCATGCGGTGCGAAGGACAGCCCCAGCCGGACCGCCGCCGCTGCAACTCGTGGAAGCGGCAAACTTCTTGCGAGGTAGCCAACTGCGAAGGCGATCCCCACTGCCCCCAAGGGCCGACGGACGATCATGGATTCCACGTCGGCTTGGACCTCGCGAGCGCGGGCCTTGCCTTCAGAAATCTTGGTCTCGACCCATTGGTCGGCATCGAGACGTTCACGCGGTGAGACGTTCATGGAAATAGGGAGGGGGGTTGGGATTACCAACGGGAGCGGAGTTTCGACATTTCGCGGGTCACACGATCCACGGTTTTTCCATCGCGCAAGGTATCATAAGCGTGATGCAGCCCTTTTCTTGCGGCAGGAATCACCGATTTTTCGATCATCCGGGTAAAACGTTCCCCTCTTGTACGACGGTGACCGCCTCGGGAGAAAAACAAGACCCCCAAAGCAACCCCGGCCACGGCGAAGCCCGCAACTTCTGCCAGAGGCATGGTCCTCAAGCGCCTTCCGGCACCCCTCAAGACTTCGCCCAACTGCACGCCCAGCGGTGCCTGATGAAGTTCATTCCAATGTTGTTCCGAGTCCACCATGCGGCTCTCGGCATTCTCATCGATCGATAGTGGTTTCATGGCTGATCCTACCATCGCACGATATGGGCCACCGCCAATCGATACTGCGCAAGCTTTTCCAAACGAGTCCCTTAGGTCGCTTGCCAGAAAGGCTCCCCGCTGCTTCAAAGGTGCGACTTACCCCTCCCTCCAAGAAGCAGCGGCGCAAAATGCACAACCTATTCAGCGTGCGGTCAGCAAGAGCGCCCCGATGATTCCTGCCTGTTGTTCCAGATGAGGTGCCACGATGTAGGGCTTGTGCTGGATCGGGGCGAAATACCCCGCGGCGATCTCGTTCAAAAGAGTCTCCACCTTTTCGTGGAAGCCTTCCGCTTGGGACACGCCGCCGCCGATGATGACACGTTCGGGAGCTACGATTCCCACCAGCGAGAGTGCTCCGTGAGCGAGATACCAAGCTTCCGTGTTCCAGGCCGGATGATCGGGCGGAAGTTCGTGGGCAGGCTTGCCCCAGCGCGCGGCCATGGAGGGACCGCTGGCCAGCCCTTCGAGGCAATCGGCATGGAAGGGACACACTCCCGCGAAGTGGTCATCCGGTTTGCGTGGCACTTTTAGATGCCCGAATTCCGGGTGCAGGGTTCCGTGGATCAAATGCCCTCCGCTGAGGATCCCGGCACCGATTCCGGTGCCGATCGTGATGTAAGCCACATCCTCCATCCCGCTTGCGGCACCGATCCGTGCCTCGGCCAGAGCAGCGGCATTCACGTCAGTCTCGATGGTGACTTGCGCTCCGGGGAAGGCCTCATGCAGCGCGCCAATGATCGAGTAGTCGGCCCAGCCCGGCTTGGGTGTGGCGAGTAGCTTGCCATAGTTGCCGTGACGAGGGACTACTCCCAGCGGGCCGAAAGCCGCCACTCCGATCGCGGATGGCGTGCCCCGTTCGCGTAGCCAGCCCGTCGCCCGGCTAAAAGTTTCTTCCGGCGTGGTTGTGGGAAAACGCCACTCTTCGGTGACGGCCCCTTCTCCGGTTCCGGTTGCGACGACGGTTTTCGTTCCTCCGAGCTCGATGCCTGCGATCATGAATCTATCTGGCGTCCGCGGCGGCAGCGAGTGCCTCGCGCGTGAGACGAGTGATCTCAGACCACTGGCCCTCGTTTACCAGCGATTTCTCTACCATCCACGATCCTCCGATCGCCGCGACGATGGGGAGCCTCAGATATGCCTCAAGCAGTGCGGACGTGATTCCTCCGGTCGGCACGAATTTCACGCCGGTGTGGGCGTAGGGTCCCGCCAGTGCCTTCAGCATGGCGGTCCCGCCCGCGACCTCGGCGGGGAAGAATTTGAGCAGCTTGCAACCGAGAGACAGCGCCTGCTCGACCTCGCCCGGCGTCATCACCCCGGGTGAAAATTGCAGTCCGGCCTCCCGCGCTTTGGTCACAATCTTCGGGTTGAGACCCGGCGCGAGCCCGAAGACCGCTCCCGCATCCCTCGCGCGCGACACTTGGTCCTCGTCCAGCAGCGTTCCCGCACCGAGGAGAATCTCGGGAAAGGTTTTCGCGATCCGCCGGATTGATTCCTCCGCCGCCGGGGTGCGGAAGGTGATCTCCATGATGTCGAGCCCGCCTGCCAGCAAGGCCTCGGCAAGGGGTTCAGCGGAGCCCGCGTCATCAAGGACGACGACGGGGACAATGCGCTTGGCGAGCACGCGTTCGATCATGCAGGGGTCTCCTGCTGGATTTCCGACTTGAGTTCAAATATGAATTTGAAATTCATCAGTGAAATCAGATGAGCAAGCTTTCGATACCCTCCGAAGAGCGCCGCTATGGCGCGCCAGCCTTGGACAAGGGGCTCGATATTTTGGAGCACCTCTCCCATGAGAGCTTGCCGCTTGGCCAACTCGAGATCGCGCGGGCATTGGGCCGCACGCCGGGCGAGATCTACCGGATGCTGATGTGCCTCGAAGAGCGTGGCTACGTGATGCGGGACGAAGGCAGCGGAAAATTCCGCCTTACCTTGCGACTCTACGAACTAAGCCATCGTCAGAATTCCACCACCCTGCTGAGGAAAGCGGCGCGCTTGCCAATGGAGTCGATCGCCGAAACCGTCGGCCAAGCCTGCCATCTCAGCGTGATGAACGGCCCCATGCTGCTGGTGCTGATGGAGCGCATGCCCGCCTGCCAAGTTTGCCTGGCGGTTGGAGAAGGCTCGCGGATGCCCGTGCTGCAGTCCACCTCGGGGAAGCTATTGCTCGCGAACTGGCCTGAAGCTGAAGCCTTGGAATTTCTGGACCAGCTTCCCGATTTCCGGGACGCCTCGAAGGCCTATCGGCACAAGCTTTTACAGGCCTTGGCGGACCTCCGCGGAGCCGCTCATTGCCATGTCTCCAGTAGCACGACGGAAGGCGTGGCTGACATCGCCGTGCCGGTCGGCGTTCCAGGCTCTGATGTCGCTGGAGCTTTAGTCATCTCCTATCTCTCCGGAACGAAGAGCGGTGAGAAGAATTATCCCCGCTACTTGGAGGCTCTCAAGGCAGGGGCAAACGAAATCAACCGCAACCTGGGGATCGCCTGATGAACGCGACCGACAATCGGAAAGAAATGTCCCGTGCTGCTGCGGGTCCGGTCAGCCAGCGGGACATCGCCCGGCATTTCGGGGTGAGTCACGTGACCGTCTCGCTTGCCCTGCGCCATAGCAACCGTGTTTCGAAATCGCTGGGCGACCGGATCCGTGATCACGCGGAGGCAGTCGGCTATCAGCGCGATCCGCTCCTCGCCGCACTTGCCGCCTACCGCTATCGGAAATCGCGACATACCATCCGCGGTGTCGTTGCGTGGATCAATGCATGGCCCGATTCAGGCCGGATGCTTCTTGATCCGTGCATCTCCCGCTATTGGCAGGGAGCAAGCGAAGCTGCGACGGAATCTGGCTATCGCCTCGAAGAGTTCCGGCTCGGCACGGATCTGAGCGCGGAGCGGCTGCATCAGGTCCTGAGGACCCGAAATATCCAAGGGATCCTCTTGCCGCCTCATTCACCTGTCACGGATTGGCATGGGTTGCCATGGGAGGACTATGACATTGTCGGCCTCGGCTCATGGGAACATGGCCCGCGGTCGCAGCGTGTCATGCCCGCCATAAAGGCGAATCTTTCCATGGCGCTCGGAAAGATCACTGCTGCCGGATATGCCCGCATCGCCTGCGTCAGCGGGAACTCGGTTCTACGGGAGTCTGGCTACTGCATGGAAGAGTGGCTTCCTTCGATGAAGCGCCATGTCGAGGTCCCCTTCCTCGATCTGGCCGAAGTTTCCGGGGAAGCGGCCGTCCGCCTGGCAGGGGATTGGATCCGCCGGAACCGGATTGAAGCCGTTCTAACAGATCACGTGCCTTTGGCCCGCTCCTTGAGGGAGGCCCGATTCCCGGTCGTTACCATGAGCGCCAGCGAGGGATCAAAGTTGACGGGGGTCGATCCGGAGTTCGAGGAGATCGGCCGTACCGCCGTACGTATGCTCGACTCGCTCACCAGCGAGGGAACTGGCGGACCCGCACGTCTCTTCCGGCAAGTCGCCATTGAAGGTACTTGGCGCGAGGGGAGCAGCTTTCCGGGCTGACTAGCGTGCCTTCTTTCTTGCGGGTGGCTTGGCTGGCTTCAGCGGCAAGCTGATGCCATCGATCCAAGTGCCTTCGACAAGGATTTGCCGCATGAGCGAGGGGATGCCGCGGGTGCCGTCGTTGATCAGGGCGTTCAAAGTCAGGAAGCCGACCCGCCCGGTTTCTTCAGGATTCTGGTTGATCCCGCTGTCGATCCCTGTGTCCAGCACCGTGGTGGCCGCGAGCCCGATCTCCCCGGGGCAAGAGATTCCGGCCTTCTTGAGATAAGAGGAAACGCCAGGCAGATCCGTATAAATGGCGTCCACCCCATGGTCCTTGATCCAGGCTGCCAATCGGGCGGATGCCGGTCCCGCAGCGAACTCGCCAAGATGCAGGATCGGAACACGACGCGATTCATCTACTTCGCGCTGGGCTGCCAGGAAACCCGCCTCGAAAAGATGGCCATTCCGGCGCAGGTCGCCCCCTGTGGTCACAAAACCGATTCTCTCGTAACCCCGCTCGCTCATCGTTGCGAAAGCCCGCAAGGTGTTGCCGACTTGATCGGAGGTCACCAGGTGTGCACGCGGAAAGCGGAGCGAGCGCCCGAAGCGCACCACGGAATACTCCGACCAAGGAAAGTCCTCCCAATTCGGCTCATGGCGATGCGGCGGCAGGAGCAGGCCGCGAATATCCCGCGTGGAAAGAATTTCGTGGAGCCGTTGGGGACTGAGGTTCGTTCCTCCGATCCGGAATTCCTCAAGGCGGTAGCCGAATTTTTCCGCCGCCGCGTGGGCACCCTTCCAATAGAGATCGAATTCACGGAAGCTCCGCAGCTTGTCCGGCTCGGGCCAAGCATTGATCCAAGCAATGGCCGAGGTAATGGGATGATCCGATTTGCCCCGCCGGTAGTTCGCCAGCGCCGCGAGCATGGGATCAGGGCGATAGCCGAGACGTTCCGCCGTTTCCTGCACCTTCATCCTCATCTCTGCCGAGATCCGCGGATGATTTCGCAGTGCCAGCGACACGGTCACATGCGTCACGCCGACTTCCTTTGCGATGTCCCGCAGGCTCACGCGCTTGGGCGAAGAATCAGGGGAAGTGCTCATGGCTACCTGAAACATCCAGTGTAACCCTTACGGCCGGGCGAGCGAAATGTATGACAACTGGATCTCTTCGTCCTTGAGAGAAGCCTTTTGCCAAGCCGCCTTCGGAGCAAAAAAAAGAGGCACCTTTAAAAGGTGCCTTCTTTATCACCGAACCTCTCTCACTGAGAGAGGATGGTGGGCAGGGCTGGATTCGAACCAGCGAAGTCGTAAGACAGCAGATTTACAGTCTGCCCCGTTTGGCCGCTCCGGAACCTACCCTTTGTTTCGGCGGGGACGGAGAACTAGGGGGGAGGGCGGTCTTTGGCAAGGGAAAATCCGACTTTGTTAGATCCGCCCGACCCTCTTTTTCCCGCGAGTTTACCAGAGGGTTCGCCCCCCGTTGACAATCAAGGTTTGGCCGGTGAGGAAGGAAGATTCGTCCGCCGCGAAAAAGCTCACGGCGTGAGCGATGTCCGAGGGCTTTCCCCAGCGTCCGATCGGGATTGTGGAAAGGTAGCTGGCCTTGGTCTTTTCCGGCACGTCATCGTGGCGCTCCACCGGGATCCAGCCGGGTGCCACCGTGTTCACGGTGATCCCGTGGGGAGCCAGCTCGTTCGCCATCGAGCGGCTCCAGCCGATCTGCCCGCCCTTGGCGGCCACGTAGGCGCTGAATTCCGGGACTCCGGCGTGGAAAACCTCGCTGGTGATATTGATGATCCGGCCGCTCTGGCGCTCCTTCATCCGCGGGATCAGGCGCTTCGCCAGCAGGAAGGGGCTCTTGATGAAGGCGTCCACCATCGATTGGTGATCTTCCCAAGTGTAGTCCTCGAGCTTCTTCATGGGTTGGAAGGGGGTAGCGTTTGCCACGACCACATCCACGTGGCCGAAGCGGGCCTCGATCTCGCTGGCCATGCGGTTCACCTCGCCCTCGTCCATGACGTCGCCGGTCACCAGCATCGCCTCGCCTCCGGAAGCCCGGATTCCGGCGACTACCGCTTGGCCAGCTTCCTGGCTGGAGACGCAATTGACCACGACCTTCGCTCCCGCGGCCGCCAAGGTTTCTGCAATGATGCGACCGAGCCCTCGGCTCGATCCGGTCACCCAGGCGACACGGCCGTCCAGGCGGAATGGGTTTTTGACTACCGACATGTGGATAAGATGTAACGAAGTGGTCTTACGCGGCCAAGAGTCAACCGCGTTTCAAAATGACGCAGGTAGTCGAATTGCGTGCAATTCGCGTCATGCAGCGGCTCCGATACCCGGGAAGGGATTGAGGAGTCGGCACATTGGCTCGTTTGATTTGCGTTTCTAAAGAAACCGGGCGCTGACAAAGAGGGGCTTTTCGTGGGGTAATCCGGACCGTGAACCGGACGCTGGCAGCCCTCTTCCTTATCTTTCCTCTCTTGGCCGCGCGGGCCGCGGAGAAGCCGAATGTGCTCGTTCTCTTTGCCGATGACATGGCGTGGAAAACCGTGCGCTCCCTTGGCCATGAGGATATCGACACCCCGAATCTCGACCGTCTCGCCGCCCGTGGGACCACATTCACCCACGCCTACAATCCGGGTGGCTGGCATGGTGCGATCTGCGTGGCCAGCCGGACCATGCTGATGACCGGTCGTCCCCTGTGGCAGGCGAAGGCCGCCGAGCCACGTCTTGGGCCCGATTTCGTTGAGCGTGGCAAGATGTGGCCGCAGCAGATGGCAGCCCAGGGTTACCGGACCTGCTTTGCCGGGAAGTGGCACATCGAGACGCCCCACAAGCCGCTCTTCAATCAGGTCGGCCATTTCCGGAAGGGCGGCATGGCACCCGACGCCCAGAACGCCTATTTCCGTCCGGAGGAAGGCAAGCCGGATACTTGGAGCGCCAGTGATCCGAAAGAGGGCGGCTTCTGGACCGGCGGCAAGCATTGGAGCGAGGTCATGGTGGATGACTTCACCGGCTTCCTCGGCGATCCCGATCCGCGGCCATGGTTCATGTATCTCGCCTTCAATGCGCCTCATGATCCCCGCCAGTCGCCGCAGGAGGTGCTCGATCGCTATCCTCTTTCGCGCGTGAAGCTGCCCGCGAATTTCCTGCCGCTCTATCCGCATCGCGCGGCCATGGGGGCGGACAAGGGCCTGCGGGACGAGAACCTGGCACCCTTCCCGCGGACGCCTTACGCCGTCCAGACCCACCGCCGGGAATACTATGCGGCCATTACGTTCCTGGATACCCAGGTCGGGCGCATCCTCGATGAGCTGGAGAAGAGCGAGGCGGGGAAGAATACCTTCATCATCTTCACCGCCGACCACGGCCTCGCCTGCGGGGAGCACGGGCTGATGGGAAAACAAAATCTCTATGATGCCAGCGTGCGCGTGCCCTTCATCGTCGCCGGACCGGGCGTGCCTGCCGGTGCGAAGATCGATTCGCCCGTCTATCTGCAGGACGCCATGCCTACCACCATCAAGCTTGCCGGAGGCATGGTCTCCGCGGACGTCGGCTTCTCCGACTTGAAGCCGCTCTGGGAGGGGAAGGGCCAGCCCCGAGACGCTGCTATCGGTGCCTTCCGCGATCTCCAGCGGATGATCGAAAAGGACGGGAAGAAGCTCATCCTTTATCCGCAGGCGAAAGTGATGCGAGTCTTCGACCTGAAGAAGGATCCCGATGAGATGAATGACCTCGCCGCAACCGGCGAAGGAAAGGCCTTGGCGGTGCCGCTCTTCCAGCGTTTGCTGGAGATCCAGCAGGAGACCGGCGATCCCCTCGATCTGCGTCCCTCCTTCCCTGATCTGGCGGTGACGGTGGACGGCGAAAAATCCCGTTAAATCCACGGTTTTGTGGTTTTCATGGCCGGGCAGGACCTCCTAGCGTCCGCGCCATGGCTATCGACGTGTCCTTGCTTGCCCGTGTCTGTGAAGCTCCCGGCGCGCCGGGATTCGAGAAGCTCATCCGCGAACTCGTCCTGGAGGAGATCAAGGATCTCGCCGATGAGATCCGCGTCGACAACATGGGCAACGTGGTCGCCCTGAAGAAGGGCAAGTCTTCCGCCAAGCGCGCGATGGCCGCGGCGCACATGGACGAGATCGGTTTCATCGTCACCCACGTCGATGACAAGGGCTTCATCCGCTTCAATCCCCTCGGCGGCTTCGATGCGAAGACCCTCACTTCCCAGCGCGTGATCGTTCACGGGAAGAAGGACATCATCGGCGTGATGGGCTCGAAGCCGACCCACATCATGCAGCCGGAAGACCGTAACAAGCCGGCCAAGATCACCGATTACTTCATTGACACCGGCTTGCTGAAGAAGGAGGTCGAGAAATTCGTCGAAGTCGGCAACCCCGTCACCCGCTGGAGCCCGCTGCTTGAGCTCGGCGAGTGTGTGAACGTGAAGTCCCTCGACAATCGCGTGTGTGTCTTCCTGCTGATCGAGGCCCTGCGCGCGCTGCAGAAGAGCAGGAAGAAGCCTGCCTACGACTTCTACGCCGTCTTCACCGTTCAGGAAGAAGTCGGTCTCCGCGGTGCGAATGTCTCCGCCCTCGAGATCAAACCGGACTTCGGTTTCGGTCTCGACACCACCATCGCCTACGATGTTCCCGGCTCCACACCGCAGGAGCGCTGCACCGCGCTCGGTGAAGGTGCCGGTATCAAGATCATGGATAGCTCCGTGATCTGCGATTACCGCATGGTTGCCTTCATGAAGAAGACGGCGGATGCCCACAAGATCAAGTGGCAGCCGGAGATCCTCGCTGCCGGTGGCACGGATACCGCGGGTCTTCAGCGCATGGTTCCCGGCGGTTCCATCGCCGGTGCCGTTTCGGTTCCCACGCGCCACATTCACCAGACCATCGAGACGGTGAACAAGAATGACCTCCAGGCCTCCATCGATCTGCTGGTTGCCTGCGTCTGCGAGTTGGACAAGGGCGATTGGAGGTTCTGAGGTCACACCGTTTTCCGGGGGCTGGAGAGGCCCCCGGGATCACCGGACGCCCTACCTGTTCCGCCTGTTAAAACAGGAAAAATAACAGGCGGAAATTGCCGGGGAGTATCAGGCGGGCGATCGGAACATTCTTTGGCTGCTGCGTGTTCATCGGGGTTCGAGGGGTAATTCGACGCCACGGTGGCAGAGGCGAGATAGGGAATGAAGCGGCGCCAGAGGTCCCCGGCGTTTTGCTGTGGTTAGGAATGGAGCGGCGGCAGATTGTTGCCAGCGGGGTGGAGTGCAGGAGGGGCTGTCTCACGAAATTTCCTGTCACGGATTCGCGTGGTCGGAGAATACGGGATGAATCATGGAAGCATCCGACCGCCAGCTGCTGGACCGGTACCTCGCCGGGAACGACGAGGCGGCCTTTCGTCTCCTGGTCGAGCGCTACCTGAGCCTGGTCCATGCCGTTGCCCGCCGGGTGACGCGCAGTGAGGATTTGGCGCGGGATGTCTCCCAGAGCGTTTTCGTGCGGTTGGCCTCCCACGCTGCCTTGATCCCTGCCGGGCTGAGTCTAACCGCGTGGCTGCACCGGACCACGCAATCGCTCGCGGCCAGTCTGGTCCGCGGGGAGGAACGCCGGAAGAAACGCGAACGGCTGGTGGCCACCACTGAGATGAATGCGAACGACGACCCTCCACGCTCGCAGGAGTGGGATGCCCTGGCACCGGTGATCGACCGCTTGGTGGATGCGCTCCCAAGCGCTGATCGCGAACTCGTCCTCGCCCGCTTCTACCGGGGTGAAGCGCACGCCGTGATCGCCGCCAGATTGGGCCTGAGCGAGGTGCTCGCCCGCAAGCGCAGTTCGCGCGCGCTGGAGAAACTCCGGTCCATGCTGGGGAAGCGGGGGATCACCACGACTTCCTCGGCGCTGGCCACGCTGCTTCCTGCGCATGCGTCGTCTGCTTCCGCCCCGGCGGCTTTGAAGGGACTTATCTTGCAGGCGGCCCAAGGCGTCACTCCGCTGGTTCCCACAGGCTTCCAAGCCGTAATTCTCGTCATGAATGCCACCCAGAAATCCCTGATCATCGCCGCTGCTGCGGTCTTTATCGCGTCGCTGGGATATGCGGCACGGCCTGTTGGAGCGGCTCCGCCCCCAGCCGTCATTTCCTCCGGAACCAAGCTTTCCGGAGAGCAAGCGTCCTTGCCCGCGAGCGCCCGCACGCCGCGGAACCAGCCATCTCTCCCTGCCACCGCGGAGGGGCGCCGGGCGCGCCTTGATGCGATCCTCTCCATTGAGAACGCCCTGACCAAGCGGCGGGAAATGCTGGACTTCGCCTCGCAGCTTCAGCCGGAGCACTTCAAGGATCTCCACGCCGCGTTCGATGAATACTATCAACGGCTCTACTCCTCGCCAGGGGCGGGGACGGTGAACCTCGGCCCGGAGCATAAGATCCTGGCCACTGCCTGGTCTCGCAAGGATCCCGAGAGCGTGCTAGCCGTCCTGAAATCGGACTACCATACCGTGCTGGGATTCGCCTTGGGAGCCACCCATCCCAGAGAAGCATTGGAATGGGCGAAGGAGGCGAGCCCCTACTATCGGGGAAGTCTTCTGAGCGGGGTAGGAAGCGTCGATCTCCCCGCTGCGGTCACCGCAATGTTGGAGGGTGTTCCGGAGGAACAGCGGTCGGGGAGTCTCCACTGGATATGCAGCCGCATGAGCGATCAGCCTGACATCGTGGCAAGGATCGTAGGGATAGCCGAGCCTGGTGCGGAGCGCTCCGCATTGGTCCGCGCCTTGGTAGAGAACGAAGGAAGATCGGTTCCAAATGCCCCCATCGTATGGGAAGTCCTCAAGTCCGAGCCTGAGGTCCTGCAACAGACCAATATCGAGCGGTTTTTCCTCAATCTGGGCCTCATGGTGCCTGAGACCGCCAGCGAAGCTCTTCAAGAGATGGAGCCGGGACCGGTCCGGTCGAAGGCGTTCAAAGGTGTTGTCACCGCGCTAGCCTCGCAGCGGAGCGCGCGAGCCGCCTTTGAACTGCTGGACCGTTATCCGGAGGAGTCCGGGGACAAGCTGGTTTCCGAGCTGGTGAGCTACGACATGAGCAGAAATCCCAGCGGCGAGACCATCGCCTATCTGGCGAGAATCCAGAACCCGGAGATGAGGGAAAGCGAGCAGCTCCGCCAGCTCCAGCAGTGGCGGGCCAAGAATCCGGATGCCGTGCAGGCTTGGCTCGAAGCCAATCCCGAGGCGGTAACTGAGAAGGTTCGCGCTGCCATGCATTCACCTGTGGAGCAGCCGTCCGCACCCATCGACTTCCGCCCCGTCGAGACGCCATGAAAGCCTCCTCCACCCGTTTGCTGACCGCAGTTCTTGTCGTAGCGCTTCTCGCCGGATCCGGGGTTTGCGTAGCGCTCCGGCATTCGGCGGACGAACGCCGCGACGAAGAGAGCCGGGCTTTAGCCGCCAGTCTCTCTCCTGGCAGCCAAGGCAAAGTGACGGAACGTGGCGCGGCTGAATCAGGTCCTGCTCCGACACGCATCGGAGATCGTGCTGCCTTTCAGCAGCGGCTCTCCAGTCTCCTGATTACTGGCGACCCAATCGCACGGACCCAGGATTTGCTGGGGATGATCGACGGTCTGAATCCGGCTGATTTCCCCGCCTTCTACGAAGAGATGAAGAAGATCTGCAAGAATGGTGGCGACCCGACGTACGGCGATCCGATGTTGCTCCTGGTCCTCGCCGCTTGGGCGGAGGTAGATCCCGAGACGGCCCTTCAGGAGGAACTCAAGGAGAAGCTCTTCCGGGACAGTACCGCGCTGAAGGTCTGGGTAGAACGAGATCCCACAAGAGCGCTTGCCTGGCTCAAGGAGAATGGAAAGTCCGCAGCACTGGTTGGCCAAGCACTGCGGATTCTGGTCAGTCACGATCCGGAGACAGCCTTGGCTTGGGCAATGCGCCATGACGCCGGCGACAGGGACCATGGCGCACTCGGCATCGTGTTGAAGGGAATGCTGCCCAAGCGTTTGAAGGAAGTGATCCGGGAGTTTTCGCAGCTACCGGTCGAAACGCGACAGAGCGTGATCGTTCCCTTGGGAGCTGAGATCGGCAGACTCAGTGCGGAAGAGCAGCGTGAGTGGCTGGAATCTTTTTCTCCGGGAGAGGCAAGGGACGAAGCGGTGGCCGCGATGGTTTCCGGAATGAAGACGCTGGATGAACGCCTGAAACTGCTGGCTGACTATCCCGGCGCGCTGAACCGGCCGGGAGCCGGCCAAATCTACGAGCAGTGGATGGCGCAGAACTATGAAGCGGCATTGGAAAGCCTCGGGAAGCTTCCCAAGGGCGCTAACAAGAACGCCGCCGTCGCGGCTTCGGTCGACGGGCTCATCTATAAAGGCCAGCCCCGGCAGGCCTTGGAGGTGATGAACCGCAATCCCGAGTCGGTCGACAAATGGCTCTTGTTACAGTGGATGGAGGTTGCCACCAACAATCAGAAGGAGTGGGACTTGGCCCTTTCGACAATTGAAAGAGTGGGAAATCAAGAGTCGCGTGAGTTCCTCTACCGCGAAACCCTGGACCGGTGGCTGACCTACAATCGCAAGGCCGCCCGCGATTGGATCGATTCGCACGGCGAGCTGCCGGA
This portion of the Luteolibacter luteus genome encodes:
- a CDS encoding sigma-70 family RNA polymerase sigma factor, giving the protein MEASDRQLLDRYLAGNDEAAFRLLVERYLSLVHAVARRVTRSEDLARDVSQSVFVRLASHAALIPAGLSLTAWLHRTTQSLAASLVRGEERRKKRERLVATTEMNANDDPPRSQEWDALAPVIDRLVDALPSADRELVLARFYRGEAHAVIAARLGLSEVLARKRSSRALEKLRSMLGKRGITTTSSALATLLPAHASSASAPAALKGLILQAAQGVTPLVPTGFQAVILVMNATQKSLIIAAAAVFIASLGYAARPVGAAPPPAVISSGTKLSGEQASLPASARTPRNQPSLPATAEGRRARLDAILSIENALTKRREMLDFASQLQPEHFKDLHAAFDEYYQRLYSSPGAGTVNLGPEHKILATAWSRKDPESVLAVLKSDYHTVLGFALGATHPREALEWAKEASPYYRGSLLSGVGSVDLPAAVTAMLEGVPEEQRSGSLHWICSRMSDQPDIVARIVGIAEPGAERSALVRALVENEGRSVPNAPIVWEVLKSEPEVLQQTNIERFFLNLGLMVPETASEALQEMEPGPVRSKAFKGVVTALASQRSARAAFELLDRYPEESGDKLVSELVSYDMSRNPSGETIAYLARIQNPEMRESEQLRQLQQWRAKNPDAVQAWLEANPEAVTEKVRAAMHSPVEQPSAPIDFRPVETP
- a CDS encoding M42 family metallopeptidase encodes the protein MAIDVSLLARVCEAPGAPGFEKLIRELVLEEIKDLADEIRVDNMGNVVALKKGKSSAKRAMAAAHMDEIGFIVTHVDDKGFIRFNPLGGFDAKTLTSQRVIVHGKKDIIGVMGSKPTHIMQPEDRNKPAKITDYFIDTGLLKKEVEKFVEVGNPVTRWSPLLELGECVNVKSLDNRVCVFLLIEALRALQKSRKKPAYDFYAVFTVQEEVGLRGANVSALEIKPDFGFGLDTTIAYDVPGSTPQERCTALGEGAGIKIMDSSVICDYRMVAFMKKTADAHKIKWQPEILAAGGTDTAGLQRMVPGGSIAGAVSVPTRHIHQTIETVNKNDLQASIDLLVACVCELDKGDWRF